The genome window GTATGTGGTAAAGGAAGAAAACTTCTATTATCGTCATAAGCATAGTCCCTATACAAATAGAACGATTGATTGCCGAGTCACCAAAACCTTCGTGAGAGGGCAGTTAGTGTTTGATGTAAATGAAGGGATTGTTGGGAACCCCATCGGACAATTCATGACCTCTCAGAAGATTCCACATAATGATTTCGCACAATCCTAGTACCGTAAGCCATTTCGATTAATCCGATCAATCGTGCAAAGGAGAAGGAATTATGCGTGAAGCCAAAAGAGAAATTTTACAATGGGTAGAAAACAATCAAGAGCAAATGATTCAATTCTTACGAGAGCTTGTTGCGATCCCGTCCGACAACCCGCCTGGAGATTGTTACGCGATCGCTGATCATATTCATAAAAGGTTGAAGGATTTTCAATTCGATGATGTTCAGTTCTTAGAGGTGGATTCGGCACAGGTCATGGCCAACGGAATGATCCGAGTCTCCAATGTTATTTCAACTACCGCCTTCGGAGAGGGAAAGGGTCCGGAAATATCGTTGAATGCCCACGGGGATGTAGTCGCTCCAGGAATGGGATGGACATATGACCCTTACGGAGGAGAAGTTGTAGAAGGCAAGCTATATGGCAGGGGTGCAGCTGTTTCCAAGTCTGATATCGCAGCCTATACGTTTGCCCTTATGGCAATGCGCGGTGTGGCGGAGGAATTGAATGGAAAGGTATCTTTGGCATTTACCTTCGATGAAGAAACAGGGGGAGAGATCGGTCCAAAGTGGTTATTGGATAGGGGTTATATCAAACCGGATATGGCCATTGCAGCCGGGTTCACGCATTCGATTGTCAATGCCCACAATGGATGTCTGCACTTGGAAATAGTGGTGTCGGGGAAATCAGCTCATGCTGCGGCACCTCAAACCGGTTTTGACGCCATACAGGCAATGAACGGGATCCTACACGCCTTGTACGCGTATCGCGAGTCACTTGGCAGGATCAAATCTGCCGTCCCGGGAATTGAATCGCCAACGTTAGTAGTAGGTTTAATCTCTGGGGGAATCAATACCAATGTGGTTCCAGACCGGTGTACGATTCGCTTGGATCGGCGACTGATTCCCGAAGAGAACGGAGAGCAGGCGGAAAAGGAAATCCGTCAGGTGGTTGAGCAGGCTGTTTGTGATTACGAAGGCATCGAAGTAAAAGTAGATCGCATTCTTTTGGCAAACAGCTTTGGTCCTGTTCAGGAGGATGAGCCACTGATTCAGACGTTAGGAGCGAATTGGAAAGAAGTGATGGATGGGCAACTAGAAATCCATGGGGTTCCGCTTTATGCCGATGCCAGACATTTCTACGAAGCGGGGGTGCCGGTCGTCATGTTTGGGGCGGGTCCTAAAACCTTGCTGGAAGCAAACGGCCACAGAGCCGATGAGCATGTCCGTATTGATGACCTGGTGAAGGCAACTAAAATTGTAGCGTTAACTCTCTATGATCTGTTAAAAAATAAAGCCCTTTCCCAATAAAGTCTTCCTGTCTTATTGCCAACACATGTAGTCTAGCTACGGACTGTACACTCATGCAAACACGTCCCGACCATAACTGCCGGAATAGAAGGGGCCTTAGGGGCCTTTTCTGCATGTAACGGAGTGAAAAGGGAAAAAGGAACCTAAATGTAAATCTAGAATATCTCCAGTAATCGGATAGCTAAATATTTGATGCCAGACAGGAGATAGATACGATGATAAAAGGTTTCGGAGGAATATTTTGGAGAACCAAGAATCTTGAGGTTGTAAAAAAGTGGTACAGTGAAGTGTTGAAGATCGAAATAGAAAATTGGAATGGGACTGTGATAAAACCCGAAATAGGAAATGAGACTATCTTTTCTTTCTTTACCGAGAATGACAGCTATTTTCCAACCGAACAACAAGTGATGTTAAATTTCCAAGTACATAATCTAAACGAGACTATTGAGCATCTAGAACATATTGGTGTACCTCTTGCGAAGGAAAAAGAGATGAATGAATTTGATAAGTTTATTTGGATTAAAGATCCTGAAGGTCGACTGATCGAGCTTTGGGAGCAATAACGAGGTTTCATTCAAATGCCGTACTTGTATTTTACTCGAGAGTTCATAACTAGCTGATGCCTTTCAAGCCCACTTGCATGATCAAGATGGAGGATGCTATGAATGGTTTGGATATTTTCGGAAATGAGAACGAGTGACAAGGGGATAAAAACCATTACAAAAAGCGGATAAGAAAGATCAAACACAAAATGGCAGTTTGAGCTATTTTGTGTTTGTTTTCATTTGGGGAGAAGAATGGGCCGTTTGTAGCCTGATGCATTTAATCATCAGCAAAACATTAGAATGTAAAGACTAAGCCACTCCTGAATTAGAACATTAAAATGTAATGTAAATCTAATTCTAATAATCCAGTACCTTCAGCAGCGGATTGTCCCTTACATAAAACATTTATGGAAATTAAATTGGAGACAATCGCAGTAAATGATGAGTTTGGACCAACATCAACATCTTCAGGTACCTGATCAGATGTGATCAGGTTTATCTGCATAGTACAGTTCTTACTATTATTTATGATGGTTATTGTCCCTGATGGGGGGAAGATATTGGGACCTTCAAGAAAAATGAAATATGCTCGATGAGTCGTGTTATCACACGGCTGTTTAATAGGAACACACCTACGAATACATA of Brevibacillus choshinensis contains these proteins:
- a CDS encoding ArgE/DapE family deacylase, whose protein sequence is MREAKREILQWVENNQEQMIQFLRELVAIPSDNPPGDCYAIADHIHKRLKDFQFDDVQFLEVDSAQVMANGMIRVSNVISTTAFGEGKGPEISLNAHGDVVAPGMGWTYDPYGGEVVEGKLYGRGAAVSKSDIAAYTFALMAMRGVAEELNGKVSLAFTFDEETGGEIGPKWLLDRGYIKPDMAIAAGFTHSIVNAHNGCLHLEIVVSGKSAHAAAPQTGFDAIQAMNGILHALYAYRESLGRIKSAVPGIESPTLVVGLISGGINTNVVPDRCTIRLDRRLIPEENGEQAEKEIRQVVEQAVCDYEGIEVKVDRILLANSFGPVQEDEPLIQTLGANWKEVMDGQLEIHGVPLYADARHFYEAGVPVVMFGAGPKTLLEANGHRADEHVRIDDLVKATKIVALTLYDLLKNKALSQ
- a CDS encoding VOC family protein; amino-acid sequence: MIKGFGGIFWRTKNLEVVKKWYSEVLKIEIENWNGTVIKPEIGNETIFSFFTENDSYFPTEQQVMLNFQVHNLNETIEHLEHIGVPLAKEKEMNEFDKFIWIKDPEGRLIELWEQ
- a CDS encoding S-Ena type endospore appendage; this translates as MSQRKSKCVRCRRLICICNIHNNIKRPRHRPKKNGRFTQKVVCIRRCVPIKQPCDNTTHRAYFIFLEGPNIFPPSGTITIINNSKNCTMQINLITSDQVPEDVDVGPNSSFTAIVSNLISINVLCKGQSAAEGTGLLELDLHYILMF